TGCGCCCATTTTGAGAATTTATTTTTCAACTGGCCGCCTCGGAAAATAGCCACACTAGGCTGTTTGGTGGAAAAATGACACAAATATGCTATTGCGTGTATCCGTTTGAGTAGTTCTACGCAAAAAACGCCTTATTCGTCATATACAGATAAAACTTTTCAAGACCATGCTCACGCCAATTAACACTAGCAATGTCCGGCGCAAAGTCCTCATCCCAAGCTTCAGGTGTGTTTTAATACTATTTTTGGATATCCCCATGATGTCCGCGGCTTCTATGTAGCTACAGCCCTGCAGGTACACCAGCATAAAAGCCTGCTGGCGTTGCGGGCTTAATGCCGCGAGTAGGTGTTGGACTTTGTGCTGCAGCGTCATTTCATCCTTTAGGAGCTGAAGGGGATTGACATCCAGCCACAGGTCGTTGGCTGTTCGGCTATAGTTGATTTTTTGCGCCGCCTTTGCTCTTATCGCTTTCAATCTATGTAGTGCCAGGTTGTGCGCTGACCGAGCTATATAGGAGCGCAGGTCGAGCACCTTGCTCCACCCCTTAAACTCTAATAGCTTAACGAAGAGCTCCTGCACCACATCCTCCGCCTCCAAATCATCGTGCAGTATGGCATGTGCGTGGGTCAGCATGCGTGTGTAATGTTTTTCAAACAGCCATTCGAAAGCATCGGCATTGTGCTTCGCTAATTCTCGAACAATAATAGCATCTTCCATAGAGACCCCTTGGTTATATCACAAGTTTAGTTACAGTTGTTACACAGTATTCCTTGACATTTTGCCTGATTGTTTGGTGCTGATGTGGTTGGCTTAACTACGTTGGAGAAAAAAAACGAAAAACCTGTGAAGAAGAGCAGTATCATCAAAATGATAGTTCTGCCAGCAATTTGACCATAAATCTTGTAAAAAAATTATTAATTATTTGTTAAAAGCGGGTTAATGAGAAAAATTCTGGTTATTCCTTCCTGCCGCAACAAATAAGCATCCATTTCTTGCAAAACCCTTACTGGTACAGGCATTTTGCGAGTAGCGTACCTACTTTTGAAAAAAAATATCGCAAAATGTTCCCCCTTCCTTCACCCAATGCACTCCCGTTTTTCATCTTCTTATAGATCAGCTATTTTTATTAACTGGCAGGGAGCGCTTCCCCATTGGTAAAACCTTTACACATGTTCATAAAAAGCAAAAGAGAGCTCAACCTCCTATTCATTACACATAGCCAGTTGGTCGATCTGGCCGGGCTATTTCGCGCCCGGGTGTGCCGGGAGTGCGGCTGGAGCGAAGCCACATATTACCGCCGTATGAAGATTGTCAACAAGGGGGCACTAAGCAATGCGGAAAGGGAAAAAATAAGGTCCGTTGCCATAGAGCTGGTGGGGATAATACTGACCCACTGTAGCCTGGAGCATCCTGCTAAGGCATAATATAATAATTCCGTAACTTGCCGTGCATAACGGCTACGCTCTATTTTAATTATTAAATGTGATAGGATGGACAATCATTCCCGTCCTGACCTTACGGAGGAAGCTAAGGAGGCATTTAGCACCGTATTCAGGACGCACTATAAGCTACTCTGCGCCCACGCCTACACCTTGCTCCAGGACGAGCAGGCAGCAAAGGATGCCGTGCAGCAGGCGTTTATGCTCTGTATGCAGCGGCATGCAGACATTCACTCCATAGCCTCCTATTTACATAAGGCGGTGTACCATAATTGTCTGAAAATGATTGAGTTGCGAAAAAGACAATCAAGCACCTACTTGGATGATGCATTAGCTAATAAGGAATCAGTGTACCCCGACCAGGATTTGCTGGCAGGACAAGATTTTTCGAAAGTAAGGCAGTTGGAAACGGCGTTGGAGCAGCTTCCCCGCCAGTGCAAGGAAGCCATGCGACTGGTTTATATTGAACGGAGGAAATACAATGAAGCGGCAGACATCATGGGGATATCAAAAAATAGTATAAAAACCCATTTGCGAAAAGGGATTTCTTCTTTGCGACTTTTGTTAAAAAGCCCCTTTTCTAATGCCTAATTTCACCCTTATTTATTAACAGACGCTCTAATTTGGAGAAACAAGCCCCATATATGGAGGATTTCGAGATTCGGGATTTGATTGTGATGGCACATTATGGCATCATTTCCCCTGAAGATAAGGCGCGACTGGAGGCCATTTTGGCTTCCAATGAGGAAGCGCGCGCCCTACGGGCGGAAATTGAAGCCGCTGTTCCCCAACAGCAGGCGTTGGAATTTATGGAAAGAGTAGACACAGAAAAGGCGCATGCGCAGATTTTCGATCTCCATGCTAGAAAAGTTTATAAAAGAAGCAATCGTCGGCGTTGGTTGGCTGCTGCCGCTGTAATTGCAGGCATTTTGGCAACGGGCTACTTTCTATATACGCCGAAAGTTACCGAGGGGGACCACCTGTACGCCGCTGACCATTCCGCTATAACGCTCCAGCTGGCCAATGGACAAACGATTGTACTGAAAGATTCCGGGCAGCAAATCGTTACTGCGGGCCAGGTACAGCTAACCAATACCAACAGGGCGCTAACGTTTCGACCTGAAACAGGCATGACAAAGGGCTGGAACACACTCACC
This genomic stretch from Chitinophaga sp. XS-30 harbors:
- a CDS encoding RNA polymerase sigma factor yields the protein MEDAIIVRELAKHNADAFEWLFEKHYTRMLTHAHAILHDDLEAEDVVQELFVKLLEFKGWSKVLDLRSYIARSAHNLALHRLKAIRAKAAQKINYSRTANDLWLDVNPLQLLKDEMTLQHKVQHLLAALSPQRQQAFMLVYLQGCSYIEAADIMGISKNSIKTHLKLGMRTLRRTLLVLIGVSMVLKSFICI
- a CDS encoding RNA polymerase sigma factor; translation: MDNHSRPDLTEEAKEAFSTVFRTHYKLLCAHAYTLLQDEQAAKDAVQQAFMLCMQRHADIHSIASYLHKAVYHNCLKMIELRKRQSSTYLDDALANKESVYPDQDLLAGQDFSKVRQLETALEQLPRQCKEAMRLVYIERRKYNEAADIMGISKNSIKTHLRKGISSLRLLLKSPFSNA